A single window of Flavobacteriales bacterium DNA harbors:
- a CDS encoding T9SS type A sorting domain-containing protein, which produces MAARVMLSSMRSVACSCAPLGPRKVSSAIVKCFVILLLGGAYSLEGYSQTPAPDQGVVIDDGLWTSDAHYHWYANTIIASSSSSPLTITADANSELISGTQVHLTENFHAGGFGANGHFRAWIDDAQGTAADLVQITPDPATHVINNVMHVEKWEKLELGLKPPQDFVDAIEHFFANFYYDGVQQTATPSMVDLQHDLNPYADDSLLLVMRLTSPTGVQKMKWGFYMREAEWPDTLDHSMLVENIDGPLSPYPVRFRIAPDEVGTWNFSITVSAPHTTNANGVLPERTFGNYSFVCDPPLPDNHGPLQVNQTNHRNLQFKDSTAFFGLGTNMADVRGTTPGLDWYLYGQRDHKTMLKTMDDLHSVGGNSLRMWLMRNIFAPEWVNAGVYDAFKAVPPPNCGYALTYTGNCQTQCWTFDRMLDAARANEIYIQLALPLGPGGAYETYIWAGDPYVIRFLENNRDTSGLFDVEHYFFTDGDPSNTDSGVFYYWKRKYKYIMSRWGYSVNISSIEPFNEMDGMLTYGVDRNITDSTNIALCPNNFLFWPEDPDLPGTISNWFSSISHFVRDPVNFSDPAHSPLGESDKLFLASFTDGGGPNDAAHYLPFTNPDIDLIDVHKYSYNGEELLRNNFNDSQAYRDNFQSNGQKKPFQNGEVGTWGSIDHDNDTITGNYDTYTVFSNYDVSFHNAIWSSTFFGNFAAGSDWFWNRVFWWPNSLPHGAGPQGIPLDVSNPDQPVHSGILGATNILRVRPDTALLVSVKNQTLYHHFKPLHKLLTNPNWPGFDFFNGNYNPQLVYDNFGKIECYYLQSDDGLMAVGWVHNLNAYWENNYYLTADTQNFLGCAAPTVQLLTIPGFQSGTDYHISWFPTRMDTTIVPENGIDSTGTGSVILDLSTAPLGDTIQYFLDTLRADYAFIISLNPVPKNLTLSPEPTAQSLSWEFNLFPNPTRTEVNIVLPSDDVSKEVVIYDLSGKRIRSFNSNGTQLLQISTEGFAKGPYCVRVSDQKVTRMKTLIIH; this is translated from the coding sequence ATGGCAGCGCGCGTAATGCTCAGTAGTATGCGCAGTGTTGCATGTAGCTGTGCACCATTAGGTCCAAGGAAGGTGTCTTCGGCAATCGTGAAATGTTTTGTCATTTTACTATTAGGTGGTGCTTATTCCTTGGAAGGATATTCGCAAACACCAGCTCCTGATCAAGGTGTAGTTATCGATGATGGTTTATGGACATCGGATGCTCATTATCACTGGTACGCCAATACTATCATAGCTAGCTCCTCATCCTCACCACTGACCATAACGGCCGATGCGAATTCTGAACTCATCTCCGGTACGCAAGTTCATTTAACAGAGAATTTTCATGCTGGTGGCTTCGGAGCGAACGGACACTTCAGAGCATGGATCGATGATGCGCAAGGCACTGCTGCGGACCTTGTGCAAATAACTCCGGACCCGGCAACACATGTGATCAACAATGTAATGCACGTTGAAAAGTGGGAGAAGTTGGAGTTGGGGTTGAAACCGCCGCAGGACTTTGTGGATGCCATTGAACACTTCTTTGCAAATTTCTATTACGATGGAGTTCAGCAGACAGCCACGCCCAGCATGGTAGATCTACAACACGACCTGAATCCGTATGCAGATGATTCATTACTTCTTGTAATGCGCTTGACAAGCCCTACAGGAGTTCAGAAAATGAAATGGGGCTTTTACATGCGCGAGGCTGAATGGCCGGATACACTAGACCATTCTATGCTCGTGGAAAATATCGATGGTCCGTTAAGTCCATATCCGGTCCGATTCCGCATTGCGCCGGATGAAGTTGGTACTTGGAATTTCTCCATAACCGTAAGTGCGCCGCATACTACCAATGCGAATGGGGTCCTACCCGAAAGGACCTTTGGCAATTACAGTTTTGTATGTGATCCACCGCTGCCGGACAACCACGGCCCCTTGCAAGTGAACCAAACGAACCACCGCAACTTGCAGTTCAAGGATAGCACTGCCTTTTTCGGTTTGGGAACCAATATGGCCGATGTACGCGGTACAACCCCTGGGCTAGATTGGTATCTTTATGGGCAACGTGATCACAAGACCATGTTGAAAACCATGGATGATTTGCATTCCGTTGGCGGAAATTCCCTGCGTATGTGGTTAATGCGGAATATTTTCGCACCCGAATGGGTGAATGCAGGTGTCTACGATGCCTTCAAGGCTGTACCACCACCAAATTGTGGTTATGCACTGACCTATACCGGCAATTGCCAAACGCAGTGTTGGACTTTTGATCGAATGCTGGATGCGGCCAGGGCTAATGAGATCTACATTCAACTTGCGTTACCGCTTGGGCCGGGGGGAGCGTACGAAACGTATATATGGGCAGGTGATCCGTACGTGATCAGATTCTTGGAGAACAACCGGGATACTTCGGGTTTGTTCGACGTTGAACACTATTTCTTCACGGACGGAGATCCCTCCAATACGGATAGTGGTGTTTTTTATTACTGGAAGCGAAAATACAAGTACATCATGTCCAGGTGGGGATATTCCGTGAATATCAGTTCGATAGAACCGTTCAATGAGATGGATGGAATGCTTACGTATGGAGTTGATCGTAATATTACCGACAGTACAAATATCGCTCTTTGCCCCAACAATTTTTTGTTCTGGCCAGAGGACCCGGATCTCCCTGGCACGATCAGTAATTGGTTCAGCAGCATCTCCCATTTTGTAAGGGATCCTGTCAACTTTTCTGATCCTGCGCATTCGCCGTTGGGTGAAAGTGACAAGTTGTTTTTGGCCAGCTTTACGGATGGTGGCGGTCCAAACGACGCGGCCCATTATTTACCCTTCACCAACCCCGATATTGACTTGATCGACGTACACAAGTATTCCTATAATGGAGAGGAGCTACTCCGAAACAATTTTAATGACAGCCAAGCGTACCGGGACAATTTCCAAAGCAACGGCCAGAAAAAGCCCTTCCAGAATGGCGAGGTAGGTACATGGGGTTCTATTGATCATGACAATGACACAATTACTGGGAACTATGACACGTACACGGTATTCAGCAACTACGATGTTTCCTTCCACAATGCGATCTGGTCCAGTACCTTCTTTGGCAATTTCGCTGCGGGCAGCGATTGGTTCTGGAATCGCGTATTCTGGTGGCCGAATTCGTTGCCGCATGGGGCAGGGCCCCAGGGAATTCCATTAGACGTATCTAATCCTGACCAACCGGTTCATTCGGGCATTTTAGGTGCAACGAATATACTTAGAGTTAGACCTGACACAGCTCTTCTGGTGTCAGTTAAAAACCAAACGTTGTACCACCACTTCAAACCTTTGCATAAGTTGTTGACTAATCCCAACTGGCCAGGGTTTGATTTCTTCAATGGGAACTACAACCCTCAGCTTGTCTATGATAATTTCGGTAAGATCGAGTGTTATTATTTGCAGAGTGATGATGGCCTTATGGCTGTGGGCTGGGTGCATAACTTGAATGCCTATTGGGAGAACAACTACTACTTGACCGCAGACACACAGAATTTTCTAGGTTGCGCTGCGCCCACAGTTCAGCTCCTTACCATCCCAGGTTTCCAAAGCGGCACTGATTATCATATCTCTTGGTTCCCGACCAGAATGGATACCACGATAGTGCCGGAAAACGGAATCGACTCTACTGGTACTGGGTCGGTCATCTTAGACCTGTCCACCGCTCCATTAGGGGATACGATACAATATTTCTTAGATACCCTGCGGGCTGACTACGCGTTCATAATCTCACTGAACCCGGTTCCCAAAAACCTTACGCTGTCGCCCGAACCAACTGCTCAATCATTATCTTGGGAGTTCAACTTGTTCCCGAACCCAACACGCACCGAAGTGAACATCGTTTTGCCCAGCGACGATGTATCTAAAGAGGTAGTGATCTATGACCTTTCAGGTAAGCGCATACGATCCTTCAATAGTAATGGTACGCAACTGTTGCAAATATCCACAGAAGGATTTGCCAAGGGACCCTATTGTGTGCGGGTTTCGGACCAGAAAGTTACGAGGATGAAAACATTGATAATACATTAA
- a CDS encoding SprB repeat-containing protein, protein MSKNFQIRRVGLSIACVAICLCGIVNAQGQLTLTLTPSDFNGYSIQCFGGKSGSIDLTVGGGTAPYTYLWTSGDTIEDLTGLPAGYYRVSVFDVNNLMGDGSITLKEPEALKVLAEPFKYPNGANISCHDCYNGSIDVTVAYGVGPYSYNWGDGVLTQDRSGLGAQSYTVKVTDDNGCVEGSKPVFLKQPDSDDWKKGGNANTDPNSQYIGTSDNTDVVFKSNSNELLRLKSDGTIKLGGTISGTGPLQVDEGGVLRGGGFPNYGPMYPPILCRTLDFFPYWETRGNSFPELCPGSEPLLGTLDNVKLPIVTNGEQRMVFHTNGKVGIGTNPSAGAIVGYRLFVEDGIACRDVLVKPGPWPDFVFEEAYHLMPLTELKAYLKSYKHLPGIPSAGDVATKGGIELGDMQTQVVRVMEEQALYILQLKDELDELKARVQTLEATK, encoded by the coding sequence ATGTCTAAAAATTTCCAGATTCGTCGCGTTGGACTTTCGATTGCTTGCGTTGCGATCTGTCTATGTGGTATCGTCAATGCACAAGGGCAACTCACTCTCACGCTCACACCAAGTGATTTCAATGGGTACAGTATACAGTGCTTTGGTGGCAAGAGTGGTTCAATAGACCTTACTGTGGGCGGCGGAACCGCACCATATACCTACCTATGGACATCCGGGGACACGATCGAGGACTTAACCGGATTACCGGCCGGATACTACCGGGTTTCCGTCTTCGATGTGAACAACCTCATGGGAGATGGTTCGATCACGCTAAAGGAACCCGAAGCGCTAAAGGTTTTGGCGGAACCATTCAAATACCCGAATGGAGCTAACATAAGTTGCCACGACTGTTACAATGGAAGTATTGATGTAACTGTGGCCTATGGCGTTGGCCCATATTCATATAATTGGGGAGACGGTGTGTTAACACAGGATAGATCAGGCTTGGGAGCACAGAGTTACACCGTAAAAGTTACCGATGATAATGGATGCGTAGAAGGATCGAAGCCGGTCTTTTTAAAGCAGCCCGACAGCGATGATTGGAAGAAGGGCGGCAATGCCAACACCGATCCGAATAGCCAATACATTGGTACCAGTGATAATACCGATGTGGTTTTTAAAAGCAATAGCAATGAATTGTTAAGGCTCAAGTCTGATGGCACCATCAAATTAGGTGGAACAATTTCGGGTACCGGACCATTGCAGGTAGATGAAGGTGGTGTTCTGCGTGGAGGAGGTTTTCCGAATTATGGACCTATGTACCCACCAATACTTTGTAGGACGTTGGATTTTTTCCCGTATTGGGAAACACGGGGTAACAGCTTCCCGGAACTCTGCCCAGGCTCTGAGCCGTTACTCGGCACGTTGGATAATGTTAAGCTCCCGATCGTAACGAACGGAGAGCAACGCATGGTATTCCATACCAATGGTAAAGTTGGTATTGGAACGAACCCGTCTGCAGGCGCCATCGTGGGGTACCGACTCTTTGTTGAAGATGGAATTGCATGCAGGGATGTGCTCGTAAAACCAGGTCCATGGCCGGATTTTGTATTTGAAGAGGCATACCACCTCATGCCACTTACTGAACTAAAAGCGTATTTAAAGTCCTATAAACACCTGCCGGGAATACCCTCTGCTGGTGATGTGGCTACAAAAGGCGGTATAGAGCTCGGTGACATGCAAACACAGGTTGTTCGGGTCATGGAAGAACAAGCGCTGTACATCCTGCAACTTAAAGACGAACTGGATGAATTGAAAGCGCGCGTTCAAACGTTAGAAGCCACCAAATAA
- a CDS encoding T9SS type A sorting domain-containing protein, protein MRASILFCLSAYILLGSISASAQVPANDVCASATQIACDQTISATTEQATLDGLDDCGTTITAPGVWFVFEGTAGQILVSTCETHSYDTKISVFTGSCDDLVCVGGNDDGTGCNYGSSYAFIAQDAATYYILVHGYQQNTGTFDLELQCIVVPNDDCAGAVPIACNQTASGNTVPATLDSAPACVTGIDAPGIWYTFTGVEGTVLLSTCETYNYDTRMNVYSGSCGNLICVTGNDDAMQDVYCSEVAFAADANTTYFILMQGYDGETGQFDLLMSCPSCGTPMNISISPTDTAAMVNWTSTNTGASFNLEYGTAGFTPGSGITVTGVVGTDGPPLTLGGLTLGTDYEVYLRELCSNGNVSSNTGPIPFTTLSTPILANALCSGATPLVCDSSVTGDTSFGIATTGPTCGPANITSKGLWYTFTGNGDEVTLSTCGQAAFDTKISVFTGSCSSLICAAGGDDQPGCPGNSTRVVLPTVTGVQYLVLVHGYQQNAGNFTMNMTCAPACSPVVPNDDCTAAEAITPTPIGACKPHSGTLECAYSSPAVNPACDPYGAVSDVWYSFNSGPSSTCTITVESVTAEPVSVAIYSACNALQYIICEVEMDAPLDLTGLDLYTDHYIRIWNAGGSDAGTFLLCVEADITIGVHEQMIDQNVQLWPNPADALLQITGDLRGRVVVLDPQGRSVMHTTLIASPTVIDIQGLAPGIYLLKSGDGVLLGRFVKN, encoded by the coding sequence ATGCGCGCTTCTATTCTATTCTGTCTATCTGCATACATTCTCTTGGGATCGATTTCCGCAAGTGCCCAAGTACCTGCAAACGATGTATGCGCATCAGCGACACAGATCGCATGTGACCAGACCATTAGCGCCACTACGGAACAGGCAACGCTGGATGGCCTTGATGATTGCGGCACAACAATAACGGCTCCAGGCGTCTGGTTCGTTTTCGAAGGCACTGCCGGGCAAATACTTGTTTCCACTTGCGAAACACATTCCTACGATACCAAGATCAGTGTATTCACAGGATCTTGCGATGACCTTGTCTGTGTAGGTGGTAATGATGATGGCACGGGTTGCAACTATGGTTCATCGTACGCATTCATAGCACAGGACGCTGCCACGTATTATATCCTTGTACATGGATACCAGCAAAATACAGGAACCTTCGATCTTGAACTGCAATGTATTGTTGTTCCCAACGACGATTGCGCTGGTGCCGTACCGATCGCTTGTAACCAGACAGCTTCCGGGAACACAGTACCGGCAACATTGGATAGTGCACCCGCTTGTGTTACCGGAATTGATGCACCGGGTATCTGGTACACGTTCACGGGTGTGGAAGGCACCGTGCTACTGAGCACCTGCGAAACGTACAACTACGATACGCGCATGAACGTGTACAGCGGATCCTGTGGAAACTTGATCTGTGTGACCGGCAACGATGATGCGATGCAGGATGTTTATTGCTCGGAGGTGGCCTTCGCTGCTGACGCCAACACGACGTATTTCATCCTCATGCAAGGCTACGATGGTGAGACAGGACAATTCGACCTGTTGATGAGCTGCCCATCGTGTGGTACGCCAATGAATATTTCCATATCCCCAACGGACACCGCCGCAATGGTGAATTGGACATCAACGAATACCGGAGCATCGTTCAACCTGGAGTACGGAACAGCTGGTTTCACACCCGGCTCCGGAATTACGGTAACAGGTGTAGTTGGCACTGATGGCCCTCCGCTTACTCTTGGTGGACTAACGCTTGGAACCGATTACGAAGTTTATCTCAGAGAGCTATGTAGCAACGGAAATGTGAGCAGCAACACAGGACCCATCCCTTTCACAACACTGAGCACCCCGATACTGGCAAACGCGCTTTGTTCAGGTGCCACACCGTTGGTCTGTGACTCATCCGTTACAGGAGATACTTCGTTCGGCATTGCAACCACAGGCCCGACCTGCGGACCAGCGAACATTACTTCAAAAGGTCTTTGGTACACCTTTACTGGGAATGGAGACGAAGTAACATTAAGTACCTGTGGACAAGCCGCGTTCGATACCAAGATCAGTGTCTTCACCGGATCGTGTTCCTCACTCATCTGTGCTGCGGGTGGCGACGACCAACCCGGATGCCCAGGGAATTCAACGCGCGTTGTTCTACCAACTGTAACTGGCGTACAGTATTTGGTTCTTGTACACGGGTATCAGCAGAATGCGGGAAATTTTACGATGAATATGACCTGCGCTCCTGCGTGTTCACCAGTTGTTCCTAATGACGATTGCACTGCTGCGGAAGCCATTACACCTACACCAATTGGAGCATGTAAACCGCACAGCGGTACGCTGGAATGTGCCTATTCATCGCCAGCAGTGAATCCTGCTTGTGATCCTTATGGTGCCGTATCCGATGTCTGGTATTCGTTCAACTCCGGACCTTCATCAACGTGTACGATCACCGTGGAAAGTGTCACAGCCGAACCGGTCAGCGTCGCCATCTATTCAGCATGCAATGCGCTTCAATACATCATCTGTGAAGTGGAGATGGACGCGCCATTGGATCTTACAGGGCTTGATCTATATACCGACCACTATATCCGCATTTGGAATGCCGGTGGTAGCGACGCAGGTACGTTTCTTTTGTGTGTGGAAGCTGATATCACGATCGGTGTGCACGAGCAGATGATCGATCAAAACGTTCAACTGTGGCCTAATCCAGCAGATGCGCTTTTGCAGATCACGGGAGATCTACGAGGCCGTGTCGTCGTCCTGGATCCGCAAGGTCGATCCGTCATGCATACCACACTGATTGCTTCACCTACGGTGATCGACATCCAAGGACTTGCGCCCGGGATATATCTGCTAAAAAGCGGTGACGGGGTCCTGTTGGGAAGGTTCGTGAAGAACTAG